A window from Rhizosphaericola mali encodes these proteins:
- the treF gene encoding alpha,alpha-trehalase TreF: MKLHIKIVHLFVFIYLVFGSALYSYSQKIVTPDKVYGVLFVDVQMQRIFPDNKTFADAIPKSSPALIVKKFNAEKENKNFSLKEFVSQNFKFPELIDSNHNSDSLDNVVIHIEKLWDLLTRKPDTIIAGSSLIPLPHPYIVPGGRFQEVYYWDSYFTMLGLAESKKYDLIENIVDNFSYLIDTIGHVPNGNRTYFVSRSQPPFFSLMIDLLEGIKGDYIYSKYLPQLEKEYKYWMDQKVPTHHSVSIFPNVVLNRYWDQSTRPREESFYEDSTLSYNGKNRDVLYKDLRSGAESGWDFSTRWFSDGHSLSTIETTNILPIDLNCLLYHMEMTLAKGYKLTKQLEISKAFQKQANQRKRNILKYFYNKKDGWFYDFDLKRNQLSSEKTIAGWFPYFFQIAPNSDFERAKKILVHDFVKPGGVVTTLKKSGQQWDAPNGWAPLQWITIAGLEYYGDSLLAKNIATNWANLNIKTYKATGKLMEKYNVEDLNLKAGGGEYPSQDGFGWTNGVLLKIIKKYNIDFK; encoded by the coding sequence ATGAAGTTACACATTAAAATAGTCCATCTTTTTGTATTTATATACCTAGTATTTGGCAGCGCACTTTATAGTTATTCTCAGAAAATAGTAACACCTGATAAAGTTTATGGTGTATTGTTTGTCGATGTGCAAATGCAAAGAATATTTCCGGATAATAAGACATTCGCAGATGCGATACCTAAGTCTTCGCCAGCGTTAATTGTAAAAAAATTTAATGCTGAAAAGGAAAACAAAAATTTTTCTTTAAAAGAATTTGTTTCCCAAAATTTTAAATTCCCAGAATTAATTGATTCAAATCATAATAGTGATAGTTTGGATAATGTGGTTATACACATTGAAAAATTGTGGGATTTATTAACTAGAAAACCAGATACAATTATTGCTGGAAGTTCCTTGATACCACTTCCTCATCCTTATATAGTTCCAGGTGGGAGATTTCAAGAAGTTTATTATTGGGATTCGTATTTTACGATGCTAGGATTAGCCGAAAGTAAAAAATACGATTTGATAGAAAATATAGTAGATAACTTTAGTTATTTGATTGATACGATTGGCCATGTTCCTAATGGTAATCGTACCTATTTTGTAAGTAGATCTCAGCCTCCATTTTTTTCTTTGATGATTGATTTATTGGAAGGTATAAAAGGCGATTATATATATTCAAAATATTTACCCCAACTAGAAAAAGAATATAAATATTGGATGGATCAAAAGGTACCTACACATCATTCGGTTTCAATTTTTCCAAATGTTGTGCTTAATAGATATTGGGATCAGTCGACACGACCTCGTGAAGAATCTTTTTATGAGGATTCAACATTATCATATAATGGAAAAAACAGAGACGTATTATATAAGGATCTACGTTCAGGTGCGGAAAGTGGTTGGGATTTTAGTACTAGATGGTTTAGTGATGGTCATAGTTTGTCCACTATTGAAACGACAAATATCCTTCCTATAGATTTGAACTGTCTACTTTATCATATGGAAATGACCTTGGCTAAAGGCTATAAACTAACTAAACAATTAGAAATCTCTAAAGCATTTCAAAAGCAAGCAAACCAAAGAAAAAGAAATATTCTAAAATATTTTTATAATAAAAAGGATGGGTGGTTTTATGATTTTGATTTAAAACGTAACCAGCTATCCTCGGAAAAAACAATAGCAGGCTGGTTTCCTTATTTTTTTCAAATCGCTCCTAATTCAGATTTTGAAAGAGCAAAAAAAATTCTAGTACATGATTTTGTGAAACCAGGAGGAGTGGTTACTACCTTAAAAAAATCAGGTCAACAGTGGGATGCTCCCAATGGCTGGGCTCCTTTACAATGGATTACGATTGCAGGATTGGAATATTATGGTGATAGTTTGCTTGCAAAAAATATTGCTACAAATTGGGCTAATCTAAATATCAAAACATATAAGGCGACAGGTAAATTGATGGAAAAATACAATGTTGAAGATTTAAATCTTAAAGCTGGTGGAGGTGAATATCCATCTCAAGATGGATTTGGATGGACAAATGGTGTATTGTTAAAAATAATTAAAAAGTATAATATAGATTTTAAATAA
- a CDS encoding family 20 glycosylhydrolase, protein MRKLILSLSVFLFAHHLMAQTKSLHLIPYPKTVSVENGYFDLNGKLKISSDSKQDAGAINDFSTFIREVSKNGKASNTPTSIELIKDSNLPEEGYQLDVSAQKIIVKYSHDAGLFYAQNTISQLINSNGQIPFVHIEDAPAYAWRGFMLDVSRHFFTMDYLKKTIDRMSFFKANKLHLHLTDDQGWRIEIKKYPLLTKMGAWRNLNNQDSACLIKAKENPDFEIDKRFIKTIDGKQVYGGYYTQNELKDLVKYAEKKHVEIIPEIDMPGHFNAAIKAYPQLTAEVASGWGKTFTVPISPCKENVYAFLQDVLKEVFEIFPSKYIHIGADEVEKTTWKNSDSCLNLMKSENLTSVEKLQSYFVHRMQRFVESQGRKLITWDDALEGGLNKDVTIMYWRNWVKNAPREAIQNGNDLIMSPNEPLYFDYQPNKNSINAIYNLKTFPFNTLNLVQFKGGQANLWTEMVPSERRADYLIYPRYLALAEKLWTNDTLDYNTFNDRLNTYYPILDNMKIAYRLPDLSGFTDEMVFVGSTRFSIDLPKNSNLELHYTLDNSIPSLQSPILNYLNITNDTTLKVAAFNSVGNRGDIYKIHFTKKKSYSPSITRENELVQGLRCDYKKGSFRGTKWIKKESDSSFLISNTFVPKSIDAPSFATEYKGFIKVPTKGIYSFYLTCDDGGILKIDHQMVVDNDGNHSSLEKSGQAALEKGLHPFLLQFIEGGGGFTLGLKYSINGSPLKDVPDTWFYSSKN, encoded by the coding sequence ATGCGAAAATTGATTCTGAGTTTGAGCGTATTTCTGTTTGCTCATCATCTGATGGCTCAAACAAAGTCACTTCATTTAATTCCTTATCCGAAAACTGTTTCTGTAGAGAATGGGTATTTTGATTTGAATGGAAAATTAAAAATTAGCTCAGATAGTAAGCAAGATGCTGGGGCTATAAATGATTTCTCAACTTTCATACGAGAGGTTTCTAAAAATGGGAAAGCGAGTAACACTCCAACGAGTATTGAATTAATCAAAGATAGTAATCTTCCAGAAGAAGGTTATCAATTAGATGTATCTGCGCAAAAAATAATAGTAAAATATAGTCATGATGCAGGTTTGTTTTATGCACAAAATACCATCAGTCAATTAATAAATTCAAATGGACAAATACCATTTGTACATATTGAAGATGCTCCGGCCTATGCTTGGCGTGGTTTTATGCTAGATGTGTCAAGACATTTTTTTACGATGGATTATTTGAAAAAAACAATCGATAGAATGTCGTTTTTTAAAGCAAATAAACTGCATTTGCATCTGACAGATGATCAAGGTTGGCGTATAGAAATCAAAAAATATCCTTTACTGACAAAAATGGGAGCTTGGCGCAATTTAAACAATCAAGATTCTGCTTGCTTAATTAAGGCGAAGGAAAACCCTGATTTTGAAATTGATAAAAGATTTATCAAAACGATAGATGGAAAACAAGTTTATGGTGGATATTACACCCAAAATGAACTGAAAGATTTGGTAAAATATGCGGAGAAGAAGCATGTTGAAATAATTCCGGAGATAGATATGCCGGGACATTTCAATGCTGCAATCAAGGCCTATCCGCAATTGACAGCAGAAGTTGCAAGTGGCTGGGGTAAGACATTCACCGTGCCTATCAGTCCATGTAAAGAAAATGTTTATGCTTTTTTGCAAGACGTGTTGAAGGAAGTATTCGAAATTTTTCCGAGTAAATATATTCATATAGGTGCCGATGAAGTAGAGAAAACAACTTGGAAAAATTCGGATAGTTGTTTAAATCTGATGAAAAGTGAGAATTTGACTTCTGTAGAGAAACTGCAAAGTTATTTTGTACATAGAATGCAGCGATTTGTAGAGTCACAAGGACGTAAATTAATTACTTGGGACGATGCATTAGAAGGTGGGTTGAATAAAGATGTTACTATAATGTATTGGCGTAATTGGGTAAAAAATGCACCTAGAGAAGCGATTCAAAATGGCAATGATTTAATCATGTCGCCAAATGAACCTTTGTATTTTGATTATCAGCCCAATAAAAATAGTATTAATGCGATTTATAATCTTAAAACATTTCCATTTAATACCTTAAATTTAGTTCAATTCAAAGGTGGACAAGCCAATCTGTGGACGGAGATGGTTCCTAGCGAGAGGAGAGCAGATTATCTAATTTATCCTAGATATTTGGCTTTAGCAGAAAAACTATGGACCAATGATACTCTAGATTATAATACTTTTAATGATAGGCTAAATACGTATTATCCAATTTTAGATAATATGAAAATCGCTTATAGATTGCCAGATCTCAGTGGGTTTACAGATGAAATGGTATTTGTTGGAAGTACACGCTTTTCTATAGATTTACCGAAAAATTCCAATTTAGAATTGCATTATACTTTAGATAATAGTATTCCAAGTTTACAATCTCCAATTTTAAATTATTTAAATATAACGAATGACACAACGCTAAAAGTTGCAGCGTTTAATTCCGTTGGTAATCGTGGAGATATTTACAAAATTCATTTTACAAAAAAGAAAAGCTATAGTCCTTCTATTACACGTGAAAATGAACTTGTACAAGGCTTAAGATGTGACTATAAAAAGGGTAGTTTTAGGGGTACGAAATGGATCAAAAAAGAGTCTGATTCCTCTTTTTTAATTAGTAATACATTTGTACCTAAATCAATAGATGCGCCTAGTTTTGCTACAGAATATAAAGGATTTATCAAAGTGCCGACTAAGGGGATTTATAGTTTTTATCTTACCTGCGATGATGGAGGTATTTTAAAAATAGACCATCAAATGGTTGTGGATAACGATGGTAACCACTCTTCTTTGGAAAAAAGTGGACAGGCAGCACTTGAAAAAGGCTTGCATCCGTTTTTACTACAATTTATCGAAGGCGGAGGGGGATTTACATTGGGATTAAAGTATTCAATAAATGGTTCTCCGCTAAAAGATGTTCCTGATACTTGGTTTTATAGTTCAAAAAATTAG
- a CDS encoding PorP/SprF family type IX secretion system membrane protein translates to MIVNKLKREVFYRVLFIGFISLFTSKLFAQDPHFSQFYASPLTLNPAFAGKFEGDVRAAGNYRNQWSSINNAFQTMTAAIDMPILKDKIADRDLLGIGIMGYSDKSANSAVNFNYASFTTSFHKGLDENGYHQIGLGLQGTYSNMTINTSMLQFEDQLTTLGFTNLTSESFANSTLKNHYFDINAGLLYTGSTDENNNFYFGVSGYHLSSPKQNFTEGNYHIQPRYTFHGGAHFPVGDITSLHVSALHSVQAGAHETMMGGVMQFALTDPDNSVTETNFYAGSWIRFKDAIIPYVGLDFYDFKLGLSYDITTSQAKTITQSRGGLELSLAYIFKNRNKGYLPCPQF, encoded by the coding sequence ATGATTGTAAACAAATTAAAAAGAGAAGTTTTCTATCGCGTACTATTCATTGGATTTATTTCTCTTTTCACTTCTAAATTATTCGCACAAGATCCTCATTTTTCACAATTTTATGCTTCTCCTCTTACCTTAAACCCTGCATTTGCGGGAAAATTTGAAGGTGATGTAAGAGCTGCAGGCAACTACAGGAATCAATGGAGCAGTATCAACAATGCCTTCCAGACCATGACCGCTGCTATTGACATGCCTATATTAAAGGATAAAATTGCAGACAGAGATTTATTAGGCATTGGGATTATGGGATATTCTGATAAAAGTGCCAATAGCGCAGTAAATTTTAACTATGCATCTTTTACTACGTCTTTTCATAAAGGTCTAGATGAAAATGGTTACCATCAAATTGGCTTGGGATTGCAAGGAACCTATTCTAATATGACAATCAATACCTCTATGCTACAATTTGAAGATCAATTAACCACTTTAGGCTTTACCAATCTTACCTCCGAATCATTTGCCAACAGTACATTGAAAAATCATTATTTTGATATTAATGCAGGATTGCTTTATACCGGATCTACAGATGAAAATAATAATTTTTATTTTGGAGTAAGTGGTTATCATCTTAGTAGTCCAAAACAGAATTTTACAGAAGGGAACTATCATATCCAACCTAGATATACCTTTCATGGAGGAGCTCATTTTCCTGTTGGAGATATTACCTCCTTACACGTAAGTGCATTACATAGTGTACAAGCAGGAGCACATGAGACTATGATGGGAGGTGTGATGCAATTTGCATTAACTGATCCAGACAATTCCGTTACAGAGACCAATTTTTATGCAGGCAGTTGGATTCGATTTAAGGATGCCATTATTCCTTATGTAGGTCTTGATTTCTATGATTTTAAACTGGGACTATCGTATGATATAACTACATCTCAGGCCAAAACAATAACTCAAAGCCGAGGTGGCCTTGAGTTATCACTTGCATATATATTTAAAAATAGGAATAAAGGATATCTTCCTTGTCCACAATTCTAA
- a CDS encoding PKD domain-containing protein, translating to MNKKVINYFLIGITLIINILTIQDSKASHVKGGWIGYEFKGPGTRLNTSKYSVTTYLYIDCHNENGFRDFVVLGIFDGQTKQQVFIDSVYITDLKPLKKNSFSVCINNPPEVCYNVYSYTTTVELENNYGGYNINVQLRARVANIVNIINSENTGISLFAQIPKDSYYNNSSPKFKFLDTVAICHNSVVDIPFSATDDDGDSLSYDFGPGLDATTYNDGYAIQMPIAPPYRQLDYAQDYSGFKPMGNSIVVDPQTGHISGLAPDKIGEYVIAVYVKEWRNGVLIDSTKKELQIDVTNCQLATANLNPTYINCTDYSFTFKNNFTTNDNLIYQWSFGDAPDNTIQSTDANPKHDYLDTGVYILKLKLGKALECLDSTTAIVKVYPGFFPYFKTENFCVTNPTNFIDSSYLKIGKITSWLWNFGDGITSTQRNTTHQYSQAGLYNTQLTIESDKGCIDSISNSVNIIDKIQLRLPFTDTLICNKDSITLSAAQIDNVVYNWTNETLQLNNFANTESIRVLPKKNTTYQIIGADSNCKDTAYVHVNVLSDVTIDAPDIEMCEGDSVQIFTTSPALVYNWTKVAGSDSLNDYKIPNPSTKITGNNIYALTAAYGTCTNTKEIHVYASPYPIVNAGIDTSICQDQSYQLTGNTDATNYQWKNGPNQYNYTVKPSVTTSYIFLGSNPNNYCKKTVADTIRIKVIRKIQVNIGKDTSLVFGQPITFTPNVIDSTVPIHYYWTPNKYLNIDTIKNPTAIIPKGIESIVYSLTAISAGNCLATDQIVLKVFQSNPDIFVPSAFSPNHDGKNDILRPIPLGLKKLDIFEVFNRWGERIYFTNVIGEGWDGTLNNKVQPSGSTFIYHIRATDYNNKIIDKKGTTVIIQ from the coding sequence TCATTGATTCAGTATATATTACAGATTTAAAACCACTTAAAAAAAACAGCTTTAGTGTATGTATAAATAATCCTCCAGAGGTTTGTTACAATGTATATTCCTATACCACAACAGTCGAACTTGAAAATAATTATGGAGGTTACAATATTAATGTACAGTTAAGAGCAAGAGTAGCCAATATTGTTAATATAATAAACTCAGAAAATACAGGAATATCTCTTTTTGCACAAATCCCAAAGGATAGCTATTATAATAATTCTAGTCCAAAATTTAAATTTTTAGATACCGTCGCAATTTGTCATAATTCGGTAGTTGACATTCCATTTTCGGCGACAGATGATGACGGGGATTCATTATCTTATGATTTTGGACCTGGTTTAGATGCCACAACTTACAATGATGGTTATGCAATACAAATGCCAATTGCACCGCCTTATAGACAACTGGACTATGCTCAAGATTATAGTGGATTTAAGCCAATGGGAAATAGTATTGTAGTTGATCCTCAAACTGGCCATATTTCTGGATTAGCTCCTGATAAAATAGGAGAATATGTCATAGCTGTGTATGTCAAAGAATGGAGAAACGGAGTTTTAATTGACTCGACAAAAAAAGAATTACAAATTGATGTAACTAATTGCCAATTGGCAACAGCGAATCTGAATCCTACATATATCAATTGTACTGACTATTCATTTACATTTAAAAATAACTTTACAACTAATGACAATCTAATTTATCAATGGAGTTTTGGAGACGCACCAGATAATACAATCCAATCAACAGATGCAAATCCTAAACATGACTATCTAGACACAGGAGTATACATTTTAAAATTAAAATTAGGCAAAGCATTGGAATGCTTAGACTCCACAACTGCCATAGTTAAAGTTTATCCAGGATTTTTCCCTTATTTCAAAACTGAAAATTTCTGTGTAACAAACCCAACAAATTTTATAGATTCCTCTTATTTAAAAATTGGAAAAATTACAAGTTGGTTGTGGAATTTTGGAGATGGCATTACATCAACACAACGAAATACGACACATCAATATAGCCAAGCTGGTCTATATAACACTCAATTAACTATTGAAAGTGATAAAGGATGTATTGATTCTATAAGTAATTCTGTGAATATTATTGATAAAATCCAACTAAGATTACCCTTTACAGATACCTTAATTTGCAATAAAGATTCGATCACATTATCAGCGGCACAAATAGACAATGTTGTCTACAATTGGACTAATGAAACTTTACAATTAAATAATTTTGCAAATACAGAATCTATTAGAGTTTTGCCCAAAAAAAACACAACATATCAAATTATTGGAGCAGATAGTAATTGTAAGGATACCGCATACGTACATGTCAATGTTCTATCGGACGTAACGATCGATGCTCCAGATATTGAAATGTGTGAAGGTGATTCCGTCCAAATTTTTACAACCTCCCCAGCGCTTGTTTACAATTGGACAAAAGTAGCGGGTAGTGATAGTTTAAATGATTACAAAATACCAAATCCATCTACGAAAATTACGGGAAATAATATCTATGCATTAACGGCAGCATATGGCACCTGTACCAATACGAAAGAAATACATGTTTATGCTTCTCCATATCCAATCGTCAATGCTGGTATAGACACTTCAATTTGTCAAGACCAATCTTACCAGTTAACAGGAAATACAGATGCCACAAACTATCAATGGAAAAATGGTCCTAATCAATATAATTATACGGTAAAGCCATCTGTTACAACATCTTATATTTTCCTTGGCAGCAATCCAAATAACTATTGCAAAAAGACCGTGGCAGACACAATTAGGATAAAAGTAATTAGAAAGATACAGGTAAATATCGGAAAAGATACCTCTTTAGTATTCGGACAACCTATCACATTCACTCCAAATGTAATAGATTCGACAGTTCCTATACATTATTACTGGACGCCAAATAAGTATTTAAATATAGATACGATTAAGAACCCTACTGCGATTATCCCAAAGGGAATAGAAAGTATAGTTTATAGTCTCACAGCTATCTCAGCGGGAAATTGCCTAGCAACGGATCAAATTGTTTTAAAAGTATTTCAAAGCAACCCAGATATTTTTGTTCCTTCAGCATTTAGTCCCAATCATGACGGAAAAAATGATATATTGCGTCCAATACCTCTTGGTTTAAAAAAACTAGATATATTTGAAGTATTCAACCGATGGGGTGAGAGAATTTATTTTACCAACGTTATTGGAGAAGGATGGGATGGAACATTAAATAACAAAGTGCAGCCTTCAGGAAGTACTTTTATTTACCATATTAGAGCTACTGACTATAATAATAAAATCATTGATAAAAAAGGAACCACTGTAATCATTCAATAA